One genomic region from Arthrobacter sp. YN encodes:
- a CDS encoding acyl-CoA dehydrogenase family protein, with product MSDSTTNTSDVLALDSLLTAEELALRDKVRDFTAQRIRPAIARWYEDAHFPREIAPELGGLGVLGMHLEGYGCPGRSAVEYGLAAMELEAGDSGIRTFVSVQGSLAMTAIHRWGSEAQKEQWLPRMAAGELIGCFALTEPSAGSDPSSMTTFARETADGWVLNGAKRWIGLASIADVMVVWANTEDGIRGFLVPAGTAGVTATPIEPKLSMRASIQCDVTFDDVRLGRDAILPGAAGLRGPFTCLNEARYGIAWGAMGAARDSYEAALEYAGTRLQFGRPLAGYQLTQEKLVNMLVEIQKGTMLALHLGRLKDAGNLRPQQISLGKLNNVREAIKIAREARTILGGNGVTLDYSPLRHANNLESVRTYEGTDEVHTLILGQHITGIGAFRG from the coding sequence ATGAGCGATTCAACGACGAACACCTCCGACGTCCTGGCCCTCGATTCCCTGCTGACGGCGGAGGAGCTGGCTCTCCGCGACAAGGTCCGTGATTTCACGGCGCAGCGCATCCGTCCCGCCATCGCACGCTGGTATGAGGACGCTCATTTCCCGCGGGAGATCGCCCCCGAGCTGGGCGGGCTCGGGGTTCTGGGAATGCATCTGGAGGGGTACGGCTGTCCCGGCAGGTCCGCCGTCGAGTATGGTTTGGCAGCCATGGAATTGGAGGCCGGAGACTCCGGGATCCGCACGTTCGTCTCGGTGCAGGGTTCCCTCGCCATGACGGCGATTCACCGCTGGGGCTCCGAGGCGCAGAAGGAGCAGTGGCTTCCGCGGATGGCGGCCGGCGAGTTGATCGGATGCTTCGCGCTGACGGAACCCAGCGCGGGTTCGGATCCATCATCAATGACCACGTTCGCCCGTGAAACTGCTGATGGCTGGGTCCTGAATGGCGCCAAACGCTGGATCGGGCTCGCGTCCATTGCGGATGTCATGGTGGTGTGGGCCAACACGGAGGATGGAATCCGGGGCTTCCTTGTACCCGCCGGAACAGCCGGGGTAACGGCGACGCCGATTGAGCCGAAGCTCTCCATGCGCGCCTCGATTCAGTGCGATGTAACGTTCGACGACGTGCGGCTGGGTCGTGATGCCATCCTCCCGGGTGCCGCTGGACTTCGCGGACCGTTCACATGCCTGAACGAAGCCCGTTACGGCATCGCATGGGGCGCCATGGGAGCTGCCCGCGACTCGTACGAAGCTGCGCTGGAGTACGCGGGCACCAGGCTCCAGTTCGGCCGTCCTCTGGCCGGTTACCAATTGACGCAGGAGAAACTGGTGAACATGCTGGTGGAGATCCAGAAGGGCACCATGCTTGCCCTGCACCTGGGCCGCTTGAAGGACGCCGGCAATCTTAGGCCCCAGCAGATTTCCCTGGGCAAGCTGAACAACGTCCGCGAGGCCATCAAGATCGCCCGGGAAGCCCGCACCATCCTGGGCGGGAACGGCGTCACTCTGGACTATTCACCCCTGCGGCATGCCAACAACCTTGAATCCGTGCGGACCTACGAGGGCACGGATGAGGTCCACACCCTGATCCTGGGCCAGCACATCACGGGCATCGGGGCCTTCCGCGGCTAA
- a CDS encoding TetR/AcrR family transcriptional regulator — translation MTTKDVGRAARRGPYAKSEERRRTILDAAHEVFAAHGYRGGSLQDVADRVGLSQTSLLHYFPSKRDLLMAVLERRDEITGDAFPDDMEEGLVDSVIRTALFNENIPGVVELYIVLCAESVTDSHPGRVYFTERFERLRKSYALRFAELAAEGRLRPGVDPDLAAMSLVALWDGLQTQWLLAPDEVDVVKGLRGYFSLVVLPEA, via the coding sequence ATGACCACAAAGGACGTGGGCCGCGCAGCGAGGCGGGGGCCCTATGCGAAATCCGAGGAACGACGCCGGACCATCCTGGATGCTGCCCACGAGGTGTTTGCTGCCCACGGGTACCGTGGCGGATCGCTGCAGGATGTTGCGGACCGGGTGGGGCTGAGCCAAACCAGCCTGCTGCACTATTTCCCGTCCAAACGCGATCTCCTGATGGCAGTCCTGGAGCGGCGCGACGAAATCACCGGCGATGCCTTTCCGGACGACATGGAAGAAGGCCTGGTCGATTCGGTCATCCGGACGGCGCTGTTCAACGAGAACATTCCGGGCGTGGTTGAGCTGTACATCGTTCTGTGTGCGGAATCCGTCACCGACTCGCATCCCGGCCGGGTGTACTTCACCGAACGCTTCGAACGTCTGCGGAAGAGCTACGCGCTGCGCTTCGCCGAGCTCGCTGCCGAAGGAAGGCTCCGGCCCGGCGTTGACCCTGACTTGGCTGCCATGTCCCTGGTTGCCCTGTGGGACGGGCTGCAGACACAGTGGCTGCTGGCCCCCGACGAGGTGGACGTGGTGAAAGGCCTGCGCGGCTACTTCTCGCTGGTGGTCCTCCCCGAGGCTTGA
- a CDS encoding ABC transporter substrate-binding protein — protein sequence MTRFTRRQLLGAGLGTAAMGLLTGCATPGTQSVNAAPTIPAAGEPVRLTYWAWLKDFQNVADVWNAANPNIQVDVVWIPGGNAGGYQKLYSALAAGGGPDLAQIEFRSIPEFMLVNGLVDLSRYGANDHAHLYDPTLWKQVSYTGGVYGIPQDAGPMGMFYQPAILDKVGGSIPKTWDEWAALAAELRSVDSYLDCFPISDASPFASFAGQAGAQWLRPEEDGWVINMTDDATLNTARFFDNAIDDDLVTTAYGAFSPGWFAAAGKGGIASTITGSWGDALVQGVSGSEGKWRAAAMPTWGGTGFGSSYLGGSTAAVLANSKHPQEALEFAVWLTTSTEGIDAQIKHSGIGWSPNPDFIGTARQQPSAFFGGQRYNQEVFVPATQQQNPDWSWWPVTQQSFNILSDGFRKKAFGTSLVDSIAASEQQIITVFKNKGLTIRKETA from the coding sequence ATGACCCGATTCACGCGAAGACAACTCCTGGGCGCTGGCCTGGGAACAGCAGCCATGGGCTTGCTGACCGGGTGCGCAACTCCTGGAACACAGTCCGTCAACGCTGCCCCCACCATTCCCGCCGCAGGAGAGCCCGTGCGGCTGACCTACTGGGCTTGGCTCAAGGACTTCCAGAACGTTGCGGACGTCTGGAATGCTGCAAACCCGAATATCCAGGTGGATGTGGTGTGGATCCCCGGCGGCAACGCCGGCGGATACCAAAAGCTCTACTCGGCCCTGGCAGCAGGAGGCGGGCCGGACCTGGCGCAGATTGAGTTCCGGTCCATCCCGGAGTTCATGCTGGTGAATGGACTGGTGGATCTCTCGCGCTACGGCGCCAACGATCACGCCCACCTGTACGATCCCACCCTGTGGAAGCAGGTCAGTTACACGGGAGGCGTCTACGGTATCCCCCAGGACGCGGGCCCCATGGGAATGTTCTACCAGCCGGCCATCCTGGACAAGGTAGGTGGCAGCATCCCGAAAACCTGGGACGAATGGGCTGCCTTGGCCGCCGAACTTCGCTCCGTGGACAGCTACCTGGACTGCTTCCCCATCAGCGACGCTTCTCCATTTGCTTCTTTCGCCGGCCAGGCCGGTGCGCAGTGGCTGCGCCCGGAGGAGGATGGCTGGGTCATCAACATGACCGACGACGCCACGCTCAACACCGCGCGTTTCTTCGATAACGCGATCGACGACGACCTCGTCACCACCGCGTACGGCGCCTTCTCCCCGGGCTGGTTTGCGGCTGCCGGCAAGGGCGGGATTGCCTCGACCATCACCGGCAGCTGGGGCGATGCCCTGGTCCAGGGTGTCAGCGGTTCCGAAGGAAAGTGGCGCGCCGCAGCGATGCCCACGTGGGGTGGCACGGGCTTCGGCTCAAGCTACCTCGGCGGTTCAACGGCTGCAGTCCTGGCCAACAGCAAGCACCCTCAGGAAGCACTCGAGTTCGCAGTGTGGCTGACCACGTCCACAGAGGGTATCGATGCCCAGATCAAGCACAGTGGCATCGGGTGGTCACCCAACCCTGACTTCATTGGCACGGCGCGCCAACAGCCGTCGGCGTTCTTCGGCGGCCAGCGATACAACCAGGAAGTCTTCGTTCCGGCCACCCAACAGCAGAACCCGGACTGGTCCTGGTGGCCGGTGACCCAACAGTCCTTCAACATCCTCAGCGACGGGTTCCGCAAGAAAGCCTTCGGGACGTCGCTGGTGGATTCCATTGCCGCTTCGGAGCAGCAGATCATCACCGTTTTCAAGAACAAGGGCCTCACCATCCGGAAGGAAACGGCATGA